One part of the Brevinematales bacterium genome encodes these proteins:
- the rplU gene encoding 50S ribosomal protein L21 — MYAIIEIGGKSYKVAKDEELLIDLRDGKDGDKLSFETVTMYRDDKEIKVGQPYVAKMKVEAKIVAPLFKDKKKTVFKYKNKTNYRVKTGHRQKYTLIKITDIKAEKAVKAE; from the coding sequence ATGTACGCGATTATCGAAATCGGCGGAAAAAGCTATAAAGTCGCAAAGGATGAAGAACTTCTCATCGACCTTCGCGACGGCAAGGACGGCGATAAGTTAAGTTTCGAAACGGTCACGATGTACCGCGACGATAAAGAAATAAAAGTCGGCCAGCCTTATGTCGCCAAGATGAAAGTCGAAGCAAAGATTGTCGCGCCTCTCTTTAAAGACAAGAAAAAGACCGTATTCAAGTATAAAAACAAGACGAACTACCGTGTAAAAACCGGGCATCGTCAGAAATACACGTTAATTAAGATCACCGATATCAAAGCGGAAAAAGCGGTGAAAGCCGAGTAG
- a CDS encoding acylneuraminate cytidylyltransferase family protein, whose product MIEQKRVIGIIPARGGSKGIPGKNIRPIAGKPLIVWSIESAKKSVYLDSVIVSTDNERIAAISEHAGAGVPFTRPDDLATDTARSVDVLLHAADWFAERGQRYDIIVCLQPTSPMRTAADIDNALRQMVESSARAIISVSEAEHLPQWSNTLPPDRCMKDFLPPEVINIRRQNFPVYYRLNGAVNIAETEYLRRRESFIGDESYAYIMPRERSVDIDTEFDFKLAEYLLKGI is encoded by the coding sequence ATGATAGAACAGAAACGGGTCATCGGAATTATCCCCGCGCGCGGCGGGAGCAAGGGAATCCCCGGCAAAAATATCCGGCCTATCGCGGGTAAACCGTTAATCGTATGGAGTATCGAGAGCGCGAAGAAGAGCGTGTATCTCGACAGCGTGATAGTCTCGACCGATAACGAGCGGATCGCGGCTATATCTGAGCACGCCGGCGCGGGAGTGCCGTTCACGCGCCCGGACGACCTCGCCACCGATACCGCGCGCAGTGTGGACGTGCTTCTCCACGCCGCGGACTGGTTCGCCGAACGCGGCCAGCGTTACGATATCATCGTCTGCCTTCAGCCTACCTCCCCGATGCGTACCGCGGCGGATATCGACAACGCTCTCCGGCAGATGGTCGAAAGCTCCGCGCGCGCGATTATTTCGGTCAGCGAGGCCGAGCATCTCCCCCAATGGAGCAACACCCTTCCGCCCGACCGCTGCATGAAGGACTTCCTCCCCCCGGAGGTCATTAATATCCGACGGCAGAACTTCCCCGTCTATTACCGCCTGAACGGGGCGGTGAATATCGCCGAGACCGAATACCTCCGCAGGCGGGAGAGCTTTATCGGCGACGAGTCCTATGCGTACATCATGCCGCGCGAGCGTTCGGTGGATATCGACACCGAGTTCGATTTCAAGCTCGCGGAGTACCTGCTGAAGGGGATATAG
- a CDS encoding UDP-N-acetylmuramoyl-L-alanyl-D-glutamate--2,6-diaminopimelate ligase, which yields MRLHHILRNIAQPDDLPADTEISALENDSRGAGPDTLFIAASGYTDKSRDFIPDAYSRGCRIFVVDSEFAPGLRAEFPAADFIPVADIRHALAYSAKNFHGDPTARMRLIGITGTNGKTTTAFTAYSILRKLGIRAGLIGTIEYRINDRIVPATNTTPDILALNRLFAEMAAEGVEYIIMEVSSHSLALGRVLGLEFDTMAFTNFTQDHLDFHGTMENYLNEKLKIFDLLYTSVKTDKTALINLDIPEFPRIRAYSGTRGGYEFKTYSIHDARADYYSRIIDLNPRYTRFELNGVPLETGMIGDPNVYNFTLASAILMEHGFALGSFSGLLRTIHTRGRMERVHTEGGFNIFIDYAHSPDGLINLLQTMRKVVPAGGRVITLFGAGGDRDKTKRPLMGQAASDYSDLVIVTSDNPRTEDPDAIIEDILPGVTRAHEVIPGRREAIRHAIDIARPKDIIVLAGKGHEDYQILGKIKHHFSDREEAENYLTEKGLA from the coding sequence ATGCGTTTGCATCACATCCTGCGAAACATCGCCCAGCCCGACGACCTTCCCGCCGATACGGAAATATCCGCGCTCGAGAACGATTCCCGCGGCGCCGGCCCCGACACCCTGTTTATCGCGGCGTCGGGATACACCGATAAGTCGCGCGACTTTATCCCCGACGCCTACTCGCGCGGGTGCAGGATATTCGTCGTGGACAGCGAATTCGCCCCCGGCCTCCGCGCGGAGTTCCCCGCCGCGGATTTTATCCCGGTAGCGGATATCCGTCACGCTCTCGCGTACAGCGCGAAAAATTTCCACGGCGACCCGACCGCCCGCATGCGCCTGATCGGAATTACCGGCACCAACGGCAAGACCACCACGGCGTTCACGGCGTACTCCATCCTGCGGAAGCTCGGCATCCGCGCGGGGCTGATCGGCACTATCGAGTACCGTATCAACGACCGTATCGTCCCGGCGACGAACACCACCCCGGATATCCTCGCGCTGAACCGCCTGTTCGCGGAGATGGCCGCCGAGGGCGTGGAGTATATTATTATGGAGGTATCGTCGCACTCCCTCGCGCTCGGGCGCGTGCTCGGCCTCGAGTTCGACACGATGGCGTTCACCAACTTCACGCAGGATCACCTGGATTTCCACGGCACGATGGAAAATTACCTGAACGAGAAACTGAAAATATTCGACCTGCTCTATACATCGGTCAAAACCGATAAGACCGCGCTCATTAACCTCGATATACCGGAATTCCCCCGGATCAGGGCGTACTCCGGCACGCGCGGCGGTTACGAATTCAAGACCTACTCCATCCATGACGCCCGCGCGGACTACTACTCGCGGATCATCGACCTCAACCCGCGCTATACCCGTTTCGAGCTGAACGGCGTCCCGCTGGAGACCGGCATGATCGGCGACCCCAACGTGTACAACTTCACGCTCGCGTCCGCTATCCTGATGGAGCACGGTTTCGCGCTTGGCAGCTTCAGCGGCCTCCTGAGAACGATACATACCCGAGGACGGATGGAACGCGTGCATACCGAGGGCGGGTTCAATATCTTTATCGATTACGCGCATTCCCCCGACGGGCTGATCAACCTGCTCCAGACGATGCGGAAGGTCGTACCGGCGGGCGGGCGGGTCATCACCCTGTTCGGCGCGGGCGGCGACCGCGATAAGACGAAGCGCCCGCTGATGGGACAGGCCGCGTCGGATTACTCCGATCTCGTTATCGTAACATCGGACAACCCGCGCACGGAAGACCCCGACGCGATCATCGAGGATATACTCCCCGGAGTCACCCGCGCGCACGAAGTCATACCCGGCCGCCGCGAGGCGATCCGTCACGCAATCGATATCGCGCGCCCGAAGGACATCATCGTGCTCGCGGGAAAGGGCCACGAGGATTACCAGATACTCGGGAAGATCAAGCATCATTTCAGCGACCGCGAGGAAGCGGAGAATTATCTGACAGAGAAAGGTCTCGCATAG
- a CDS encoding glycosyltransferase family 2 protein yields MGAKKPITPEVAIILVNYKNYRQTLECLESLIRGDYTNFRAVVVDNGSDNESLDEMIKWADGTTEWDGWETSEMRPYSDPPVKKPVPYVVYTRKEAEQGGSPAKEAKALRTPGALPLAHPLVFIRSDENLGFAGGNNLGIRYAQAAGNAGYYWLLNTDTVVRKDTLSELTAYMERPAHWKTGMTGGKLLYYHSPDTIQCVSGLLNPKYATSKNLGAFEKDHGQYDREDIPIDYIQGACMFIRAQCLADTGPMNEEYFLYFEEPDWAIRVKRAGWDLGYCPKAVVYHKEGGSMGYSPVKKTKPEMMDYYSFRSRILFTKKYYPRNLWLVKLSFIGVIINRILRLQFGRIRLIIDTVFLNKQAYVKDKKVPSGKKPSK; encoded by the coding sequence ATGGGCGCGAAGAAACCAATTACCCCCGAAGTCGCCATCATTCTCGTGAACTATAAAAACTACCGGCAGACCCTCGAATGCCTCGAGAGTCTGATTCGCGGCGACTATACGAATTTTCGCGCAGTCGTCGTGGATAACGGTTCGGATAACGAATCGCTCGACGAGATGATCAAGTGGGCGGACGGTACGACTGAGTGGGACGGATGGGAGACCTCGGAAATGCGTCCCTACAGCGACCCGCCTGTGAAAAAGCCCGTCCCGTATGTAGTCTATACCCGCAAGGAAGCGGAGCAGGGCGGCAGCCCCGCGAAGGAAGCCAAAGCCCTGCGGACGCCCGGCGCATTGCCGCTCGCTCACCCGCTCGTGTTTATCCGTTCCGATGAAAACCTCGGGTTCGCCGGTGGGAATAACCTCGGTATCCGTTACGCCCAAGCGGCGGGAAACGCCGGGTATTACTGGCTCCTCAATACCGATACCGTCGTCCGTAAGGATACCCTCTCCGAACTTACCGCCTATATGGAACGTCCCGCGCACTGGAAAACCGGCATGACGGGCGGTAAACTGCTCTATTATCATTCTCCCGATACGATTCAATGTGTCAGCGGGCTTCTCAATCCGAAATACGCCACATCGAAAAATCTGGGCGCGTTCGAGAAAGACCACGGCCAGTACGATAGGGAGGATATTCCCATCGATTATATCCAGGGCGCGTGCATGTTTATCCGCGCGCAATGTCTGGCGGATACCGGGCCGATGAACGAGGAGTATTTCCTTTATTTCGAGGAACCCGACTGGGCGATCCGGGTAAAACGCGCCGGATGGGATTTGGGATATTGCCCGAAGGCGGTCGTCTATCATAAGGAAGGCGGTTCGATGGGATATTCGCCCGTAAAGAAAACCAAGCCCGAGATGATGGACTATTACTCTTTCAGAAGCAGGATCCTGTTCACTAAAAAGTACTATCCGCGAAATTTATGGCTGGTCAAACTCAGCTTTATCGGCGTGATTATCAACCGGATACTCCGCCTGCAATTCGGACGGATCAGGCTGATTATCGACACGGTGTTCCTCAATAAGCAGGCCTACGTCAAGGATAAAAAAGTCCCATCCGGGAAGAAGCCGTCGAAATAA
- a CDS encoding glycosyltransferase, whose amino-acid sequence MKIFMVTFAYPEYISYLYDKNPGLAEKSFAGQKEFFRLDSYGKEEFWGGALAKYGYEFREANMNAEPMQRAWAAERGFSADPIQIVIRQIKEFAPDILWYNYHDEPSLRKILAEIPPVRLIISSVGSALQKTDLWKHIDLVLSCAPETIEKLSAQGVYARQLHHAFDGRINERLKEMGKPYDISFSGKIIRNVEFHLIREQILEYLANEMELVIFSPSAHIGLKEFFKYSAKMFLYGTSRVLMKTGPTRKLMDKIKIYNKVTKWDGKPLPPINKKLKPFLKPPVFGLDMYQTVKNSKIALNIHADSSPQYASNVRMFEIPGPGACLLTDWKQNIGELFVPDKEVVTYQSPEECLEKAKWLISHPAEMEAIARAGQARTLKDHSYTVRAKRLDEIIRTALKSKSHRTGGNK is encoded by the coding sequence ATGAAGATATTTATGGTTACTTTCGCGTATCCCGAATACATATCCTACCTCTATGATAAAAATCCCGGCTTAGCCGAAAAATCCTTCGCCGGGCAGAAGGAGTTTTTCAGGCTCGATTCCTACGGGAAGGAGGAATTCTGGGGCGGCGCGTTGGCAAAGTACGGGTATGAGTTCCGCGAAGCGAATATGAACGCCGAGCCGATGCAGAGGGCGTGGGCCGCCGAGCGCGGGTTTTCCGCCGACCCCATCCAGATCGTCATCCGCCAGATTAAGGAATTCGCGCCGGACATCCTCTGGTACAATTACCATGACGAACCGTCCCTGCGGAAAATCCTCGCGGAAATCCCGCCGGTCAGGCTTATTATCAGCTCGGTGGGAAGCGCGCTTCAGAAGACCGACCTCTGGAAACATATCGATCTCGTTTTATCCTGCGCCCCCGAGACAATCGAGAAACTTTCCGCGCAGGGAGTTTACGCCCGCCAGCTCCATCACGCGTTCGACGGGAGAATCAACGAGCGGCTGAAGGAGATGGGCAAACCCTACGATATTTCGTTCAGCGGAAAGATCATCCGCAACGTCGAGTTTCATCTCATCCGCGAGCAGATTTTAGAATATCTCGCCAATGAAATGGAACTGGTGATCTTTTCCCCGAGCGCGCATATCGGATTAAAGGAATTTTTCAAATATTCCGCGAAAATGTTCCTGTACGGCACGTCGCGGGTGCTGATGAAAACCGGGCCGACGCGGAAGCTGATGGATAAAATAAAAATTTATAACAAGGTCACGAAATGGGACGGGAAGCCGCTCCCGCCTATCAATAAAAAGCTCAAACCCTTCCTGAAGCCCCCCGTGTTCGGGCTGGATATGTACCAGACTGTAAAAAATTCGAAGATCGCGCTGAATATACACGCGGATTCCTCCCCGCAGTATGCGTCGAATGTGCGGATGTTCGAAATCCCCGGCCCCGGGGCGTGCCTCCTTACCGACTGGAAACAGAATATCGGCGAATTATTCGTGCCCGATAAGGAAGTAGTCACCTATCAATCCCCGGAGGAGTGCCTCGAGAAGGCCAAATGGCTGATATCGCATCCCGCCGAGATGGAAGCGATCGCGCGGGCGGGGCAGGCCCGGACATTGAAGGATCACTCCTATACCGTACGCGCGAAACGCCTCGATGAAATTATCCGAACCGCGCTGAAATCGAAAAGTCATAGAACGGGCGGGAATAAATAG
- the wecB gene encoding UDP-N-acetylglucosamine 2-epimerase (non-hydrolyzing), with amino-acid sequence MKKVLFIFGTRPEAIKMAPLIKAFGGRKEQFVTEVCVTAQHREMLDQVLDFFGIEPHFDLNLMKPNQTLFDITADSLKGLEDVLDRVHPDMIFVQGDTTTAFVGALAGYYKKIKVAHIEAGLRSGNKFSPFPEEMNRILAGRVADFHFAPTPLAEKNLRGEAINDNIHVVGNTVIDALFLGLDIIKQRGDGEYAKFYSFLDFNKRVILVTGHRRESFGKPFEAICGALKRIADRGDVSIVYPVHLNPNVQEPVKRILKDVHNVHLIPPVDYPKLIWLLNRSYLVLTDSGGIQEEAPSLGKPVLVMREVTERTEGVDAGTAMLVGTDEDLIVREATKLLDIPAEYEKMAHAANPYGDGTTSSKVVDIVGKYFEGIVG; translated from the coding sequence ATGAAGAAAGTTCTGTTTATTTTCGGGACGCGTCCCGAAGCGATAAAAATGGCTCCGCTGATTAAAGCGTTCGGCGGCCGGAAGGAACAGTTTGTCACCGAGGTATGTGTCACCGCGCAGCACCGCGAGATGCTCGACCAGGTGCTGGACTTTTTCGGGATCGAGCCTCATTTCGACCTGAACCTGATGAAGCCCAACCAGACCCTTTTCGACATCACTGCCGACTCCCTCAAGGGGTTGGAGGACGTGCTCGACCGGGTGCACCCCGATATGATATTCGTGCAGGGCGATACTACCACCGCGTTCGTCGGCGCGCTCGCGGGATACTACAAGAAAATCAAAGTCGCCCATATCGAAGCGGGACTGCGGAGCGGAAATAAATTCTCGCCCTTCCCCGAGGAGATGAACCGCATTCTTGCCGGGCGTGTCGCCGATTTTCACTTCGCCCCTACTCCGCTCGCGGAAAAGAACCTTCGCGGCGAGGCGATCAACGATAATATCCATGTCGTGGGCAACACGGTGATCGACGCGCTCTTCCTCGGTCTGGATATCATCAAGCAGCGCGGCGACGGCGAATACGCGAAATTTTACTCGTTCCTCGATTTTAATAAACGCGTCATTCTGGTTACCGGGCACCGCCGGGAAAGTTTCGGCAAACCGTTCGAGGCTATCTGCGGCGCGCTCAAACGGATCGCGGATCGCGGCGACGTTTCCATCGTTTATCCCGTGCACCTCAACCCCAACGTGCAGGAACCGGTGAAACGTATCCTCAAGGACGTGCATAATGTGCATCTCATCCCACCGGTGGATTACCCGAAGCTCATCTGGCTCCTGAACCGCAGTTATCTCGTACTGACCGATTCCGGCGGGATACAGGAGGAGGCTCCCTCGCTCGGCAAACCGGTGCTCGTGATGCGCGAGGTCACCGAACGCACCGAGGGAGTCGACGCAGGTACGGCGATGCTGGTGGGTACCGACGAGGACTTGATCGTGCGCGAGGCTACGAAACTTCTCGATATTCCCGCGGAGTATGAGAAGATGGCGCATGCCGCGAACCCCTACGGCGACGGGACTACCTCGTCAAAGGTCGTCGATATCGTCGGTAAATACTTCGAGGGTATTGTCGGCTAA
- a CDS encoding glycosyltransferase family 4 protein, with amino-acid sequence MNIGIVTTWFERGAAYVSRQYMDSLAREHQVFIYARAGEAYAKGDPVWDRDYVTWGRRLNIPISTVMDKKDFQRWISANRIDAVLFNEQQWWRPVLWASEAGALTGAYVDYYTEETIPLFAAYDFLLCNTRRHYSAFDWHPQAMYIPWGADLELFAPRSLEPVEPGRTVFFHSAGMNPERKGTDLVIRAFDQVKGDSKLVIHSQRELKKFFPKLKDLIAGLEKQGRLVCHEETVTAPGLYHLGDVYVYPSRLEGIGLTMAEALACGLPLVTVDFPPMNEFVEPPVSRTVKIARTFARADGYYWPQCIADLGNLTDAMNYYAARPESIGKLKKAARKYAEKNLDWMKNTAEMVKSIPDYKKLSQDQKREAAGKILHSTHHGMGLAEKASQKNTFLLKLPNWVWKILKAFFKS; translated from the coding sequence ATGAATATCGGAATAGTCACTACATGGTTCGAACGCGGCGCGGCGTATGTCTCCCGGCAGTACATGGATTCCCTCGCGCGGGAGCATCAGGTCTTTATCTACGCGCGCGCGGGCGAGGCTTACGCGAAGGGCGACCCCGTCTGGGACAGGGATTACGTCACATGGGGGCGCCGCCTCAATATCCCGATCTCCACCGTCATGGATAAAAAGGACTTCCAGCGATGGATTTCCGCCAATCGTATAGACGCGGTACTTTTCAACGAGCAGCAGTGGTGGCGTCCCGTGCTATGGGCGTCCGAGGCCGGCGCGCTGACCGGCGCGTATGTCGATTACTATACCGAGGAGACTATCCCTCTATTCGCGGCGTACGATTTCCTCCTGTGCAATACCCGCCGTCATTACAGCGCGTTCGACTGGCACCCGCAGGCGATGTATATCCCGTGGGGCGCCGACCTCGAACTATTCGCCCCCCGGAGCCTTGAGCCGGTCGAGCCGGGGCGGACGGTGTTTTTCCATTCCGCGGGGATGAATCCCGAACGGAAGGGTACCGATCTCGTGATCCGCGCGTTCGATCAGGTGAAGGGCGATTCCAAACTGGTGATCCATTCCCAGCGCGAGCTAAAAAAGTTTTTCCCAAAGCTGAAGGATTTGATCGCGGGGCTGGAGAAGCAGGGGCGGCTGGTCTGCCATGAGGAGACGGTCACCGCGCCGGGATTGTACCATCTCGGGGACGTGTATGTTTATCCGTCGCGCCTCGAGGGCATCGGGCTGACGATGGCGGAGGCGCTCGCGTGCGGGCTCCCGCTCGTAACCGTCGATTTCCCCCCTATGAACGAGTTTGTCGAACCGCCGGTCTCACGCACGGTAAAAATCGCGCGGACATTCGCGCGCGCCGACGGGTACTACTGGCCGCAGTGTATCGCCGATCTCGGCAACCTTACCGATGCGATGAACTATTATGCAGCGCGGCCCGAATCGATCGGTAAACTGAAAAAGGCCGCGAGGAAATACGCCGAGAAGAACCTCGACTGGATGAAGAATACCGCGGAGATGGTCAAATCCATACCGGATTATAAAAAACTATCGCAGGATCAGAAACGCGAGGCCGCCGGAAAAATTCTCCATTCGACTCATCACGGGATGGGTCTTGCGGAAAAAGCCTCGCAGAAAAACACGTTCCTTCTGAAACTCCCGAACTGGGTCTGGAAAATCCTGAAGGCGTTTTTTAAAAGTTAG
- a CDS encoding class I SAM-dependent methyltransferase produces the protein MNQNLSQKAENYFMGTRPEMIEFVPSECKRVLEVGCGQGAFGAYIKERNKAEVWGAELMDDQAKVAATRLDKVITGDFVQNIKKLPKSYFDCVIFNDSLEHLTDHYLVLQELKKNLIPGGFIAGSIPNFRFYRNIKEILFKKEFQYISAGILDYTHYRFFTKKSIIRTFNECGYEIVNLKGINEDRNKKLKILNFLLFGFLSDMKYVQFGVTAKAI, from the coding sequence ATGAATCAAAATCTCTCCCAGAAAGCCGAAAATTATTTCATGGGTACACGTCCCGAAATGATTGAATTTGTTCCGTCGGAATGTAAGCGAGTACTGGAAGTGGGATGCGGACAGGGTGCATTCGGGGCGTATATCAAGGAGCGAAACAAGGCCGAAGTGTGGGGAGCCGAGTTGATGGATGACCAGGCTAAAGTTGCCGCTACCCGGCTTGATAAAGTCATAACAGGAGATTTCGTACAGAATATAAAAAAGCTGCCTAAAAGTTACTTTGATTGCGTTATTTTTAACGATTCGCTCGAACATCTTACCGACCATTATTTAGTTCTGCAAGAATTAAAAAAGAACCTGATTCCCGGTGGATTTATCGCGGGATCTATCCCGAATTTCCGTTTTTATAGGAATATTAAGGAAATTCTATTTAAAAAAGAGTTTCAGTATATTTCCGCGGGCATATTGGACTATACCCATTACCGGTTTTTCACTAAAAAAAGCATTATTCGAACCTTTAACGAATGCGGTTATGAAATTGTAAACCTAAAGGGTATTAATGAAGATAGGAATAAAAAACTGAAAATACTGAATTTTCTACTCTTCGGTTTTCTCAGTGATATGAAATATGTTCAATTCGGAGTCACTGCAAAAGCGATATAA
- a CDS encoding class I SAM-dependent methyltransferase: MEQENKNGSYYANTREEMLDFIPAECRHILEVGCGEGKFGLLLKSRNGAEVWGAELMEEPAKTAKKNLDKVLVGDFEEQLKNLPKNYFDCIVFNDALEHLKDHYTVLRELKNCLIDGGYIACSIPNIRYYKVLFEILCKKEFRYAHAGVLDYTHYRFFTKKSIVRTFRECGYEIVKIRGLRGVKKWPLIKKILFFFLGDKKFVQFGVTARAV; the protein is encoded by the coding sequence ATGGAACAGGAAAATAAAAACGGTTCATATTACGCGAATACCCGTGAGGAAATGCTCGATTTTATACCTGCCGAGTGCAGGCATATTCTCGAGGTGGGATGCGGCGAGGGGAAGTTCGGCCTATTACTGAAAAGCCGTAACGGGGCTGAGGTCTGGGGCGCGGAATTGATGGAAGAACCCGCGAAGACCGCGAAAAAGAATCTGGATAAGGTGCTTGTCGGCGATTTTGAGGAACAGTTGAAAAACCTGCCCAAGAACTACTTCGACTGCATCGTTTTTAACGACGCCCTCGAACACCTGAAGGATCATTATACCGTGCTCAGGGAATTGAAAAATTGTTTAATCGACGGGGGTTACATTGCTTGTTCCATCCCGAATATCCGGTACTATAAAGTACTATTTGAAATATTGTGCAAAAAAGAATTCAGGTACGCGCACGCCGGGGTACTGGATTATACTCATTACCGGTTCTTTACGAAGAAAAGTATCGTCAGGACGTTTCGGGAATGCGGATATGAGATAGTTAAAATCCGCGGGCTTCGGGGAGTAAAAAAATGGCCTCTGATCAAGAAAATTCTGTTCTTCTTCCTCGGGGATAAGAAATTTGTACAGTTCGGGGTTACCGCGAGGGCGGTGTAA
- a CDS encoding glycosyltransferase family 1 protein, whose amino-acid sequence MKILHIGYFNDHELGGDIIFSKGLRMNGCDVTEYDYPDLMRKKGRTAADTRLSELIPGNDLIFIGKGQYLETEAIRSIKTGKIPVALWYGDIRIPVEPWLKELLGSVDYFFMSSGGELLREYKRQGNPRIAAYFFNPSDPDIPIKYASLTPPQRYPVVMSGSPYGFADHERLATVRYLRKRRDVRFYGGIEELVWKTNPFSRILRKSLKAMKIVKSSEWVRGEKYIAAIKSADIGVGVSAFQQIDKYTSDRLSHYLTFGTFYLPWKFPRIGELFEYGKELVWFEGTDDLDKKISHYLANPEERYAIARAGQQKMLEEYNTRNITAMMLDVISTGKSDRFPWVEINT is encoded by the coding sequence ATGAAAATTCTCCATATCGGGTATTTCAACGATCACGAACTGGGCGGGGACATTATTTTCTCCAAGGGACTGCGGATGAACGGGTGCGATGTAACCGAGTACGACTATCCCGACCTGATGAGAAAAAAAGGACGCACTGCCGCCGACACCCGTCTATCCGAACTTATCCCGGGAAACGACCTGATTTTTATCGGAAAGGGGCAGTATCTCGAAACGGAGGCAATCCGCAGTATAAAAACCGGCAAGATCCCGGTCGCATTATGGTACGGGGATATCCGTATCCCGGTCGAACCGTGGCTGAAGGAACTGCTGGGTTCCGTCGATTACTTTTTTATGTCCTCCGGCGGCGAACTCCTACGGGAATATAAACGGCAGGGAAATCCCCGTATCGCGGCATATTTCTTCAACCCGTCCGACCCGGATATACCGATAAAGTACGCCAGTCTCACCCCTCCGCAGCGATATCCCGTCGTTATGAGCGGCTCGCCCTACGGTTTCGCCGATCACGAGCGTTTAGCTACCGTCCGTTATCTGCGGAAACGCCGCGACGTCCGTTTCTACGGGGGTATCGAGGAACTGGTATGGAAGACGAACCCGTTCTCGCGGATACTCCGTAAATCGTTGAAGGCGATGAAGATCGTGAAATCGTCCGAATGGGTGCGCGGGGAGAAGTATATCGCCGCGATAAAAAGCGCGGATATCGGCGTCGGGGTCAGCGCGTTCCAGCAGATAGACAAGTACACCAGCGACCGCCTGTCGCATTACCTGACTTTCGGGACATTTTATCTCCCGTGGAAATTCCCGCGCATCGGGGAACTTTTCGAGTACGGTAAGGAACTGGTTTGGTTCGAGGGGACTGACGACCTCGATAAAAAAATATCGCACTATCTCGCAAACCCCGAAGAAAGGTATGCAATCGCGCGCGCGGGTCAGCAGAAAATGCTCGAAGAATACAACACCCGGAATATCACCGCTATGATGCTCGACGTGATCAGCACCGGGAAGTCGGACAGATTCCCGTGGGTGGAGATTAATACTTGA
- a CDS encoding glycosyltransferase family 2 protein: MQDYKIGMVIPIYQTTFIRKTVNTILKEKLHPDLVICVVNDGQKSVEKYLAKFKWDERVHILNLPENRCFAGANNAGWQYLIEQFPSIEFLGTINDDTTPRKNWLTELHQALIRHPKTALAAPTMETREGFFRTFEDSAVYNYQDAVVTMIKLKNTIDRDTFVPIVGGFCFLGRREALEQVDFFDEGYRNSCEDVDLCLKLLTAGWRFVATPASRVYHFAGKSRYMKGTSTNGDLSHNLLEKKWGFDLRKYNQIDEEGFFVK; this comes from the coding sequence ATGCAAGATTATAAAATCGGTATGGTAATACCTATCTATCAGACTACCTTTATCAGGAAAACGGTAAATACTATTCTTAAAGAGAAACTCCATCCGGATTTGGTAATCTGTGTAGTCAACGACGGACAAAAATCGGTAGAAAAATATCTGGCAAAATTCAAATGGGATGAACGGGTACATATTTTAAATCTCCCTGAAAACCGTTGTTTCGCCGGCGCAAATAACGCCGGGTGGCAATATTTAATCGAGCAATTTCCATCGATAGAATTCCTGGGGACTATCAACGATGATACTACACCCAGAAAAAATTGGCTTACGGAGCTTCATCAGGCTTTAATCAGACACCCTAAAACCGCGCTCGCCGCGCCTACTATGGAAACACGGGAAGGTTTTTTTAGAACCTTTGAGGATTCCGCTGTTTATAATTATCAGGATGCCGTAGTCACTATGATTAAACTAAAAAACACGATTGACCGCGATACTTTCGTACCGATCGTCGGCGGATTTTGTTTCCTCGGCAGACGGGAAGCGCTCGAACAGGTCGATTTCTTCGACGAGGGATACCGCAACAGCTGCGAAGATGTGGATTTATGCCTCAAGCTCCTTACTGCGGGCTGGAGATTTGTCGCCACCCCCGCGTCCCGCGTTTATCATTTTGCCGGTAAATCACGCTATATGAAAGGCACCAGTACCAATGGAGATTTATCGCACAATCTCCTCGAAAAGAAGTGGGGATTTGACCTCAGGAAATACAATCAAATTGATGAAGAAGGATTTTTCGTCAAGTAG